The following nucleotide sequence is from Toxoplasma gondii ME49 chromosome IV, whole genome shotgun sequence.
TATCGCAGACAACCAGTGGGAGCGAGACAGGCATCAGTTACGTGACTGAGAAGAACACCTGTATCCACGGCAAACCGTTGCGAGAATACTCGCACGGTAGAGGCGCGGAAATGCTTTTGTCGACCGATAGGTACAAATACTTTGGTAGGAGCTTCGAAACCTGTTTATACACCATTCCTCACGCCCGAATCGAGAATGGTACTCCGAATGGGACGCCTTCACCTTTTTCTGGTACATATGATTCAACTGAGAGGAGGGGGCGGTATAACACTCACACACTCACATGCCTTCGTCTATTGGCACGATTTCATCACGCACACGAATCCCGTTTCTCCATTCAGTAACTAGATATCTTACAAGTGTTGCTGTTTGGGTGTGCATTTGCCGCGACCCTCGTGCTATCAAGTCATTTTCATATTTACGTCGCATCCACCAGGCCTTGACGAATCTTCAGCCCGACCGGTTCCCACGCAGCGCCCTCGTTTCAGGACATCAGAACACGTCCTCTCCCAGTACCAGACGAGCCCCTCCTAGCGTGGTCTGTGGAGTGtgggaggaaacggagacgggCCACCACGACAAAGTGGCGAAAACTGAAGCGGCGTGCGGAAGCACGGAATTCTGCGTTCAGACACAGCGTAACCAGCCTGCTTACAATGAAGCAACAACGAACCCCGACACCACCGCCGCGCCTGAGACTGCAATCAACGTCTGAAGACTTGGTGACGCGTACGAAGCAGAACTGGCAGCCTTGACAGTCACCAACACACTGCAGGTCGTCGGTGCGGAAGTCCGTGACTGAACTTGACTTTGGTTATCAACCCTGGTATCTTGTGAATCGCTTTGCGGGGCTTTGTTGGGGACACAACCCAAACGGAACTGCTGCTCTGATTCTGGGAAGTCCGCCGCTGGGATTGTCAGTATAGAGGCATTGCCAGGCGTCGGCGTTTTCCACCAGCTAATCACAAAATTCGGCAGAATATCGACAAACTTCTTCTTGCAATCATCCAAGTCTTTGTTCTGTGGGTTGCAGTATTGGGCGCTATCTGCGGCAGGATTCAAAGTGCCCTCCGACCCACAGTCAATGGTCACCGTGTTCCTTGTTGTTGTCATATCCACCTTCAAAGCCTCTGAGTTGCTCTCGGCGCCGTAGGAGCATGTGACGACGTTCTCGTCTGCAACAGAAGAGGCTCTTGCTTTCACATTGACTGTGAGCTGGCACACTGCGGGATTTGCAGCTGCTTTGCCGGTGgtggtgtatgtacacccgacgTCAAAGGTCTTGTCGGATATAGGAAGGTCTTCTTCATTCAGCTTCAGCGTCCACTTTTGAGATTGAATGGCTTTCTGTTCCGCAGTGGTATTCATCCACTGAACAGCGCTTGTCGTCCCAAGTACGTCTTTCAATGGAACCTGGACGCTCGCCGCGGCGCCTCCGTTTTCCCCAAAATTGCATGGTGTTTcactctgtttctgttttgtAACACACACATTTCCAGCCAGAGGATTAGGAATCGATGAGATGGTTCCACCGTCTTTAGCGGTACACTCCAGAGTGGCCGTGAGACTTCCTTTTGACAACGTCAGGCTCTGTTTACTAACTGCAGTGCTAGATCCCGCGCCTGCCGTAGAAAATTCACACTTCGCATGTGTCCCCGTGACATCTACCTTGGAACTCACGCCGACTTGAGACTTCAAACTGAGACTCTGAAGTCCTTCATGCAGACTGTCGGCAAGACCCTGTCCGCTAGAGAGCAACAAAATTCCACCGATACAAACTGCCATCAACTTTCGGACTTGGGACTTGAACCCTCCAAGCCGTTGCTGCATATTGCCTGTCCTTTCCATTGTGTCGACCCGTGTGCACGGTTCCTTGAGTTGTTGAAGATGGAAACGAGAGATGAAACACAAGCAGATgctcgacgcagaagacTAGTCAACGGAAACTGTCATTCACTTGCTGTGTAATGGTTCTAGTCTACAGTCACAAACGCCTCGTCTCTTGCCGGAGGTGTAGAGCGACACGAGGCCAACGCGCGAGACGATTGCTGCGAAGACTCACGTGAGTAAGAAACCCCCACTGGTGGCTTACCACCAGTGAAGTGGCCGTTGTCGAAAATCACGAGTGACTGCTAAACATCAGGTCACCATAACGGAGAAGCGGCAAGGACCCAATGATACAACATCGCAGCAATAAATAGACAAAAAACAAATTTATTTTCTGTTCTCAGGTAGGACTTGTCGAAACAGTGGAATTACTAGAGCTGACTGCTCTCTGCAAGTATGGGCTCAGGTAGAATCGAGACAACCTGGGGCCACGGGTTTGCTTAAACGGCACTGATGAGCTGCTGGGCAAACCCTGAGGACTCCGATGTCAGATGATTGAGCCGTTATTTGATCATTGCAACATTTGGCTAgccgctctcctctttttctgctgaTTCACGTTGCTTCGAGTGTCTGGCATTTCCAGCACATACATTATGGCGAGCAGTCGAGAGTGCTATTAGCAATGCCATGGGGATTGTGTCGAAGACCTGCTCTCCGCTGCAAGTGGACACGAAAGCAAGGAACACAGAACGAAAGtatgtttttctttcgtcaaAATACAATGCAACGAATGTAGAAAAGCCACAGATAGTCCGGCTGATGCGACAGGCAGCCGAAATACCGGGTGAAGTTAGTGTCGGAATCAAAGAGGTCAATAAGTCCTTGTAGACACAGGGGGGGGAGCAAGGGTCATACACGACACGAGATGGCCCCCTGTATGTGCGTTTTGTGGGATTTCTGGCATGACAGCAGCTTAGGAAG
It contains:
- the SRS16B gene encoding SAG-related sequence SRS16B (encoded by transcript TGME49_320190~Gene product name based on ToxoDB Community Expert Annotation.~Signal peptide predicted by SignalP 2.0 HMM (probability 0.688) with cleavage site probability 0.503 at residue 39~Predicted trans-membrane domain (TMHMM2.0):20-39), yielding MERTGNMQQRLGGFKSQVRKLMAVCIGGILLLSSGQGLADSLHEGLQSLSLKSQVGVSSKVDVTGTHAKCEFSTAGAGSSTAVSKQSLTLSKGSLTATLECTAKDGGTISSIPNPLAGNVCVTKQKQSETPCNFGENGGAAASVQVPLKDVLGTTSAVQWMNTTAEQKAIQSQKWTLKLNEEDLPISDKTFDVGCTYTTTGKAAANPAVCQLTVNVKARASSVADENVVTCSYGAESNSEALKVDMTTTRNTVTIDCGSEGTLNPAADSAQYCNPQNKDLDDCKKKFVDILPNFVISWWKTPTPGNASILTIPAADFPESEQQFRLGCVPNKAPQSDSQDTRVDNQSQVQSRTSAPTTCSVLVTVKAASSASYASPSLQTLIAVSGAAVVSGFVVASL